A window from Manduca sexta isolate Smith_Timp_Sample1 chromosome 24, JHU_Msex_v1.0, whole genome shotgun sequence encodes these proteins:
- the LOC115443893 gene encoding fibroin heavy chain isoform X50, with translation MGTRHLGILAILLILPLGLLCSSIGSVPNVEEETEPLYPDAVAEADAGPIARAFAAAFNTFSEALNSRDKRSTSDADASAFSSTEGGGDSQAAASAESEDDSSDDDSESSASSSATSTDYDSEDNEDEASASAESSTSDDGGKSPEESEANAEAESKTNGGGGKTAGSASAVTEVTNGGTASAASAASASDEESEPGEEGTTGDDDDGEEGPTGDDDDGEEGPTGDDDNGEEGPTGDDDDGEEGPTGDDDDGEEGPTGDDDNGEEGPTGDDDDGEEGPTGDDDDGEEGPTGDDDNGEEGPTGDDDDGEEGPTGDDDNGEEGPTGDDDDGEEGPTGDDDNGEEGPTGDDDNGEEGPTGDDDDGEEGPTGDDDDGEEGPTGDDDDGEGGATTNESGGNGPDNGGGSSPGSGTEGKPDSGSGSSPDSGKDNSGSTADTSGSAVASGPNSQASSAGSANSGEDNSSASSAVSAVTSGEGQASASAASSATTNESGGNGPDNGGGSSPGSGTEDKPGSGSGSSPDSGKDNSGSTADTSGSAVASGPNSQASSAGSANSGEDNSSASSAVSAVTSGEGQASASAASSATTNESGGNGPDNGGGSSPGSAPEGKPGCGSGSNPSSGTGGGSGSGSSAAASGTAVASGQNASSSGVASANSGEGNASASSAASAESSGKGGKASGAAASSATTYESGGSPESEPGGSPGGGPGNSPGNEPGSSPSSGSGNSPGGEPGSSTGSGPESSPGGSPGSEPGSSPGGSTGSSPGSSPGNSPGSASGGSPGSAPGSSTGSGPESSPGGSPGSEPGSSPGSEPGSSPSSGSGNSPGGSPGSAPGGSPGSEPGSSPGSEPGSSPSSGSGNSTGGEPGSSTGSGPESSPGGSPGSEPGSSPGGSTGSSPGSSPGNSPGSPSGGSPGSAPGSSTGSGPESSPGGSPGSEPGSSPGSEPGSSPSSGSGNSPGGSPGSAPGGSPGSEPGSSPGSEPGSSPSSGSGNSPGGEPGSSTGSGPESSPGGSPGSEPGSSPGGSTGSSPGSSPGNSPGSPSGGSPGSAPGSSTGSGPESSPGGSPGSEPGSSPGSEPGSSPSSGSGNSPGGSPGSAPGGSPGSEPGSSPGSEPGRSPSSGSGNSPGGEPGSSTGSGPESSPGGSPGSEPGSSPGGSTGSSPGSSPGNSPGSASGGSPGSAPKSSTGSGPESSPGGSPGNEPGSSPSSGSGNSPGGEPGSSTGSGPGSSPGGSPGSEPGSSPGSEPGSSPGSAPENSPGGKPSSGSGGKPGSGSGSNPGSGTEGGSGSAPGSSTGSGPESSPGGSPGSEPGSSPGSEPGSSPSSGSGNSPGGSPGSAPGGSPGSEPGSSPGSEPGSSPSSGSGNSPGGEPGSSTGSGPESSPGGSPGSEPGSSPGGSTGSSPGSSPGNSPGSPSGGSPGSAPGSSTGSGPESSPGGSPGSEPGSSPGSEPGSSPSSGSGNSPGGSPGSAPGGSPGSEPGSSPGSEPGSSPSSGSGNSPGGSPGSAPGGSPGSEPGSSPGSEPGSSPSSGSGNSPGGEPGSSTGSGPESSPGGSPGSEPGSSPGSEPGSSPSSGSGNSTGGEPGSSTGSGPESSPGGSPGSEPGSSPGGSTGSSPGSSPGNSPGSPSGGSPGSAPGSSTGSGPESSPGGSPGSELGSSPGSEPGSSPSSGSGNSPGSSPGSEPGSSPGDNPGSGSGNSPGGSPGNAPGGSPGNSPGSAPGGSPDSGPGSSTGSGSGSSPEGSPGSEPGSSPGSEPGSSPSSEPGSSPDSGPGNSSGGKPSSGSGGTPGSELGSSPSSGPESSPEGSPGSSPGSSPGNSPGSAPGSSTGSGPESSPGGSPGSEPGSSPGSEPGSSPSSGSGNSPGSSPGSEPGSSPGDNPGSGSGNSPGGSPGNAPGGSPGNSPGSAPGGSPDSGPGSSTGSGSGSSPSSEPGSSPDSGPESSPGGKPSSGSGGKPGGKPGCDVVGAINDVLISEGAIIKELENFLTRHKKLPNKIEFTTIRRKIPRRRGRRRGPHLCICNNVI, from the exons ATTCAAGTGATGATGATAGCGAATCGTCTGCATCAAGTTCAGCAACATCTACCGATTAcg atTCCGAAGACAATGAAGATGAAGCATCAGCAAGTGCCGAGTCATCTACATCGGATG ATGGGGGTAAATCGCCTGAAGAGAGTGAAGCAAATGCAGAGGCCGAGT CGAAAACGAATGGCGGTGGTGGTAAAACTGCAGGATCTGCCTCAGCAGTAACTG aagtTACAAATGGCGGAACTGCCTCTGCAGCCAGCGCAGCGTCAGCTA GTGATGAAGAAAGCGAGCCTGGCGAGGAAGGCACGACTGGCGATGATGACGATGGCGAGGAAGGCCCGACTGGCGATGATGACGATGGCGAGGAAGGCCCGACTGGCGATGATGACAATGGCGAGGAAGGCCCGACTGGCGATGATGACGATGGCGAGGAAGGCCCGACTGGCGATGATGACGATGGCGAGGAAGGCCCGACTGGCGATGATGACAATGGCGAGGAAGGCCCGACTGGCGATGATGACGATGGCGAGGAAGGCCCGACTGGCGATGATGACGATGGCGAGGAAGGCCCGACTGGCGATGATGACAATGGCGAGGAAGGCCCGACTGGCGATGATGACGATGGCGAGGAAGGCCCGACTGGCGATGATGACAATGGCGAGGAAGGCCCAACTGGCGATGATGACGATGGCGAGGAAGGCCCGACTGGCGATGATGACAATGGCGAGGAAGGCCCGACTGGCGATGATGACAATGGCGAGGAAGGCCCGACTGGCGATGATGACGATGGCGAGGAAGGCCCGACTGGCGATGATGACGATGGCGAGGAAGGCCCGACTGGCGATGATGACGATGGCGAGGGAG GTGCTACAACAAATGAATCAGGCGGTAATGGACCTGATAATGGGGGAGGAAGTAGTCCAGGAAGCGGAACAGAAGGCAAACCAGACAGCGGATCGGGAAGCAGCCCAGACAGTGGAAAAGACAATTCTGGTAGTACGGCAGATACTAGTGGATCAGCAG TTGCTTCTGGACCAAATTCTCAGGCGTCCAGTGCAGGATCAGCCAATAgtg gTGAAGACAACTCCTCGGCTTCCTCAGCGGTTTCAGCAG TAACGAGCGGCGAAGGACAAGCATCCGCTTCAGCCGCATCAA GTGCTACAACAAACGAATCAGGCGGTAATGGACCTGATAATGGGGGAGGAAGTAGTCCAGGAAGCGGAACAGAAGACAAACCAGGCAGCGGATCGGGAAGCAGCCCAGACAGTGGAAAAGACAATTCTGGTAGTACGGCAGATACTAGTGGATCAGCAG TTGCTTCTGGACCAAATTCTCAGGCGTCCAGCGCAGGATCAGCCAATAgtg gTGAAGACAACTCCTCGGCTTCCTCAGCGGTTTCAGCAG TAACGAGCGGCGAAGGACAAGCATCCGCTTCAGCCGCATCAA GTGCTACAACAAATGAATCAGGCGGTAATGGACCTGATAATGGGGGAGGAAGTAGTCCAGGAAGCGCACCAGAAGGCAAACCAGGCTGCGGATCGGGAAGCAATCCAAGCAGTGGAACGGGAGGCGGCTCAGGCAGTGGTAGTTCCGCAGCTGCTAGTGGAACAGCAG TTGCTTCGGGCCAAAATGCTAGCTCTTCCGGTGTAGCATCAGCTAATAGTG GTGAAGGCAACGCCTCGGCTTCTTCAGCGGCTTCAGCAG AATCCAGTGGCAAAGGCGGAAAAGCATCGGGTGCAGCCGCATCAa GTGCTACAACTTATGAATCAGGCGGTAGTCCAGAAAGCGAACCGGGAGGCAGCCCAGGCGGTGGACCAGGAAACAGCCCAGGCAatgaaccaggaagcagcccaaGCAGTGGGTCAG GAAACAGCCCAGGcggtgaaccaggaagcagcacAGGTAGTGGACCAGAAAGCAGtccaggaggcagcccaggcagtgaaccaggaagcagtcCAGGAGGCAGCACAGGCAGTTCaccaggaagcagcccaggAAACAGCCCTGGCAGTGCATCAGGAGGCAGCCCAGGTAGTGCACCAGGAAGCAGCACAGGCAGTGGACCAGAAAGCAGtccaggaggcagcccaggcagtgaaccaggaagcagcccaggcagtgaaccaggaagcagcccaaGCAGTGGGTCAGGAAACAGCccaggaggcagcccaggcagtgcaccaggaggcagcccaggcagtgaaccaggaagcagcccaggcagtgaaccaggaagcagcccaaGCAGTGGGTCAGGAAACAGCACAGGcggtgaaccaggaagcagcacAGGTAGTGGACCAGAAAGCAGtccaggaggcagcccaggcagtgaaccaggaagcagtcCAGGAGGCAGCACAGGCAGTTCaccaggaagcagcccaggAAACAGCCCTGGCAGTCCATcaggaggcagcccaggcagtgcaCCAGGAAGCAGCACAGGCAGTGGACCAGAAAGCAGtccaggaggcagcccaggcagtgaaccaggaagcagcccaggcagtgaaccaggaagcagcccaaGCAGTGGGTCAGGAAACAGCccaggaggcagcccaggcagtgcaccaggaggcagcccaggcagtgaaccaggaagcagcccaggcagtgaaccaggaagcagcccaaGCAGTGGGTCAGGAAACAGCCCAGGcggtgaaccaggaagcagcacAGGTAGTGGACCAGAAAGCAGtccaggaggcagcccaggcagtgaaccaggaagcagtcCAGGAGGCAGCACAGGCAGTTCaccaggaagcagcccaggAAACAGCCCTGGCAGTCCATcaggaggcagcccaggcagtgcaCCAGGAAGCAGCACAGGCAGTGGACCAGAAAGCAGtccaggaggcagcccaggcagtgaaccaggaagcagcccaggcagtgaaccaggaagcagcccaaGCAGTGGGTCAGGAAACAGCccaggaggcagcccaggcagtgcaccaggaggcagcccaggcagtgaaccaggaagcagcccaggcagtgaaccaggaaggAGCCCAAGCAGTGGGTCAGGAAACAGCCCAGGcggtgaaccaggaagcagcacAGGTAGTGGACCAGAAAGCAGtccaggaggcagcccaggcagtgaaccaggaagcagtcCAGGAGGCAGCACAGGCAGTTCaccaggaagcagcccaggAAACAGCCCTGGCAGTGCATcaggaggcagcccaggcagtgcaCCAAAAAGCAGCACAGGCAGTGGACCAGAAAGCAGtccaggaggcagcccaggcaATGAACCAGGAAGTAGCCCAAGCAGTGGGTCAGGTAACAGCCCAGGcggtgaaccaggaagcagcacAGGCAGTGGACCAGGAAGCAGtccaggaggcagcccaggcagtgaaccaggaagcagcccaggcagtgaaccaggaagcagcccaggcagtgCACCAGAAAACAGTCCAGGAGGCAAACCAAGTAGCGGATCGGGAGGAAAACCAGGCAGTGGATCGGGAAGCAACCCAGGCAGTGGAACGGAAGGCGGCTCAGGCAGTGCACCAGGAAGCAGCACAGGCAGTGGACCAGAAAGCAGtccaggaggcagcccaggcagtgaaccaggaagcagcccaggcagtgaaccaggaagcagcccaaGCAGTGGATCAGGAAACAGCccaggaggcagcccaggcagtgcaccaggaggcagcccaggcagtgaaccaggaagcagcccaggcagtgaaccaggaagcagcccaaGCAGTGGGTCAGGAAACAGCCCAGGcggtgaaccaggaagcagcacAGGTAGTGGACCAGAAAGCAGtccaggaggcagcccaggcagtgaaccaggaagcagtcCAGGAGGCAGCACAGGCAGTTCaccaggaagcagcccaggAAACAGCCCTGGCAGTCCATcaggaggcagcccaggcagtgcaCCAGGAAGCAGCACAGGCAGTGGACCAGAAAGCAGtccaggaggcagcccaggcagtgaaccaggaagcagcccaggcagtgaaccaggaagcagcccaaGCAGTGGGTCAGGAAACAGCccaggaggcagcccaggcagtgcaccaggaggcagcccaggcagtgaaccaggaagcagcccaggcagtgaaccaggaagcagcccaaGCAGTGGGTCAGGAAACAGCccaggaggcagcccaggcagtgcaccaggaggcagcccaggcagtgaaccaggaagcagcccaggcagtgaaccaggaagcagcccaaGCAGTGGGTCAGGAAACAGCCCAGGcggtgaaccaggaagcagcacAGGTAGTGGACCAGAAAGCAGtccaggag gcagcccaggcagtgaaccaggaagcagcccaggcagtgaaccaggaagcagcccaaGCAGTGGGTCAGGAAACAGCACAGGcggtgaaccaggaagcagcacAGGTAGTGGACCAGAAAGCAGtccaggaggcagcccaggcagtgaaccaggaagcagtcCAGGAGGCAGCACAGGCAGTTCaccaggaagcagcccaggAAACAGCCCTGGCAGTCCATcaggag gcagcccaggcagtgcaCCAGGAAGCAGCACAGGCAGTGGACCAGAAAGCAGtccaggaggcagcccaggcagtgaactaggaagcagcccaggcagtgaaccaggaagcagcccaaGCAGTGGGTCAGGAAACAGCCCAGgaagcagcccaggcagtgaaccaggaagcagtcCAGGAGACAACCCAGGCAGTGGATCAGGAAACAGCccaggaggcagcccaggcaATGCACCAGGAGGCAGCCCAGGAAACAGCCCTGGCAGTGCACCAGGAGGCAGCCCAGACAGTGGACCAGGAAGCAGCACAGGCAGTGGATCAGGAAGCAGTCCAGaaggcagcccaggcagtgaaccaggaagcagcccaggcagtgaaccaggaagtAGCCCAagcagtgaaccaggaagcagcccagACAGTGGACCAGGAAACAGTTCAGGAGGCAAACCAAGTAGCGGATCGGGAGGCACACCAGGCAGTGAATTAGGAAGCAGCCCAAGCAGTGGACCAGAAAGTAGTCCAGAAGGCAGCCCAGGCAGTTCaccaggaagcagcccaggAAACAGCCCTGGCAGTGCACCAGGAAGCAGCACAGGCAGTGGACCAGAAAGCAGtccaggaggcagcccaggcagtgaaccaggaagcagcccaggcagtgaaccaggaagcagcccaaGCAGTGGGTCAGGAAACAGCCCAGgaagcagcccaggcagtgaaccaggaagcagtcCAGGAGACAACCCAGGCAGTGGATCAGGAAACAGCccaggaggcagcccaggcaATGCACCAGGAGGCAGCCCAGGAAACAGCCCTGGCAGTGCACCAGGAGGCAGCCCAGACAGTGGACCAGGAAGCAGCACAGGCAGTGGATCAGGAAGTAGCCCAagcagtgaaccaggaagcagcccagACAGTGGACCAGAAAGCAGCCCAGGAGGCAAACCAAGTAGTGGATCGGGAGGCAAACCAGGAGGGAAACCAGGTTGCGACGTGGTTGGTGCAATAAATGACGTCTTGATATCTGAAGGAGCCATTATAAAAGAGTTGGAAAACTTCTTAACACgtcataaaaaattaccaaataagATTGAATTTACTACAATAAGAAGGAAGA